A window of Chitinophagales bacterium contains these coding sequences:
- a CDS encoding glycosyl hydrolase family 32, producing MYSGSGYSDWEIGDVTMIIENGVYHLFHLIIPNHDYIAHAVSTDGISWKRVNNALFVGDPGEWDDDMLWTMHVCKLGEKYRMFYTGLRRQDKGVATRIGIAESDDLLRWTKVEHPGFPLGSEEGEFYESLSNNPRNWLSFRDPFYMEVDNESFLLLCARVGKGPVSRRGCVGLFKWSGERYLALPPLMHPMAYDDVECPCGFELNGRYYLIGSIREDVKIRYWFADSFMGEYHSFHADVLMPQGNYAARILKDEDHLLIYNFFYTHGQVNSLRVFPPPKELATDEKGRLVLKSYYRWNEMAAKPVALDGLGHPSPLFENPTNQLIYEDGKWTCGARSGYEIFWWSRPSANFIWEGRLNVEGMGKFGLTVCTDKEANGYYISFDIINGLVQFRAWGYNANDQKKNFVFENIQSNTIVVPHDRSFHFRLIIFGNYVELSVDGVVKITLIDYQWSCSGFGLYSASSVISLEESTIRSLPAVIDEYASQEKAEKKAV from the coding sequence ATGTACTCAGGTTCAGGGTATAGTGATTGGGAAATAGGCGATGTGACAATGATTATTGAGAATGGTGTTTATCATTTATTTCATTTGATCATACCGAATCATGATTATATCGCTCATGCTGTATCAACAGATGGGATAAGTTGGAAGCGCGTGAATAATGCCTTATTTGTAGGAGATCCCGGTGAATGGGATGATGATATGTTATGGACCATGCATGTTTGTAAGTTGGGAGAGAAGTATAGAATGTTTTATACAGGACTTCGACGCCAGGATAAAGGGGTAGCGACACGGATTGGGATTGCTGAATCAGATGATCTGTTGCGTTGGACAAAGGTGGAACACCCGGGGTTTCCACTTGGATCTGAGGAAGGGGAATTTTATGAGTCATTATCAAACAATCCCAGAAACTGGTTGAGTTTCAGGGATCCTTTTTATATGGAGGTTGACAACGAATCTTTTTTACTTCTTTGTGCGCGTGTGGGTAAAGGGCCTGTTTCACGGCGTGGTTGTGTTGGTTTGTTCAAGTGGTCTGGGGAACGATATCTGGCTCTTCCTCCGTTAATGCATCCAATGGCTTATGATGATGTGGAATGTCCATGTGGGTTTGAATTAAATGGCAGGTATTATCTGATCGGTTCAATTCGGGAGGATGTGAAGATAAGGTATTGGTTTGCGGATTCTTTTATGGGAGAGTATCATAGTTTTCACGCCGATGTGCTCATGCCGCAGGGGAATTATGCCGCCCGTATTTTGAAGGATGAAGATCATCTGCTGATATACAATTTCTTTTACACCCATGGTCAGGTTAATTCCCTTCGGGTATTTCCGCCACCAAAGGAGTTGGCGACGGATGAAAAGGGGAGACTTGTTTTGAAATCCTATTACCGTTGGAATGAGATGGCGGCTAAACCAGTTGCACTTGATGGGCTTGGTCATCCCAGTCCTCTTTTTGAAAACCCAACCAATCAATTGATTTATGAGGATGGTAAATGGACCTGTGGTGCCAGAAGCGGGTATGAGATTTTTTGGTGGTCAAGGCCTTCTGCTAATTTCATATGGGAAGGCCGGTTAAATGTGGAGGGTATGGGAAAATTTGGACTCACCGTTTGTACGGATAAAGAAGCGAATGGCTACTACATTTCCTTTGATATAATCAATGGGTTGGTTCAATTCCGTGCCTGGGGTTACAATGCGAATGATCAAAAGAAGAATTTTGTTTTTGAAAATATTCAATCCAACACCATTGTGGTTCCGCATGACAGATCATTCCATTTCCGGTTAATCATTTTTGGGAATTATGTCGAACTCTCTGTGGATGGCGTTGTGAAAATAACCTTGATCGATTATCAATGGTCCTGTTCAGGATTTGGGCTGTACTCAGCATCTTCTGTTATTTCCCTGGAGGAATCCACAATTCGAAGTTTGCCGGCTGTGATCGATGAGTATGCAAGTCAGGAAAAGGCGGAAAAGAAAGCGGTTTAA